From the Roseibium sp. HPY-6 genome, one window contains:
- a CDS encoding GntR family transcriptional regulator, with the protein MNGSEIYKRLIGLIEERVLKPGDRLREADLAEEFGVSRTPIREGLKRLEAQGLAVHEPNRGMVVPTLDHGQINEVYFMREVLEGTAAGLAAKHASQPEIEILQDLVKSDRQRIADKDSLVRSNREFHRRLCLASHNRYLVDLIEHLRLSLILMAGTTLDTPERRETAVEEHAAVVEAIARGDSDAAEAAARQHIAHAHKTRLQQI; encoded by the coding sequence ATGAACGGATCTGAAATTTACAAGCGCCTGATTGGGCTTATCGAGGAACGGGTGCTGAAGCCCGGAGACAGGCTGCGTGAAGCCGATCTTGCCGAAGAGTTTGGTGTTTCCAGAACCCCGATACGCGAAGGGCTCAAGCGGCTCGAGGCCCAGGGCCTTGCCGTCCATGAGCCCAACCGCGGTATGGTCGTGCCGACCCTGGACCACGGTCAGATCAACGAAGTTTATTTCATGCGCGAGGTCCTGGAAGGAACGGCGGCCGGGCTTGCCGCAAAACATGCCTCGCAGCCCGAAATCGAGATCCTTCAGGATCTGGTCAAATCAGACAGACAGCGCATTGCCGACAAGGACAGCCTCGTCCGCTCGAACAGGGAGTTTCATCGGCGGCTGTGTCTGGCCTCCCACAACCGTTATCTCGTTGATCTCATCGAGCACTTGCGCCTGTCGCTGATCCTCATGGCAGGCACCACGCTGGATACGCCCGAGCGCCGGGAAACGGCAGTGGAGGAGCATGCTGCCGTGGTGGAAGCGATTGCCCGGGGCGACAGCGACGCAGCCGAGGCCGCAGCCCGGCAGCATATCGCACATGCCCACAAGACGCGCCTTCAGCAAATCTGA
- a CDS encoding pyridoxamine 5'-phosphate oxidase family protein, producing MPESLTTIEEDAWSVLQDATTGRDRPYRYLTLASVARCAFPEARTIVLRSVDRTTRTLEFHTDTRSPKWLELKQNGNATVLGYSDQTRVQLRLRGSVQLAFPGSEQTERAWNALQPHTRATYAGGPPGDALPDETAEPAVEAQHPENASGKAAFGVLFFKALSLDWCRLERQNNLRAKFSYDDEGRLEALAWIAP from the coding sequence GTGCCGGAGAGCCTCACAACAATCGAAGAAGACGCCTGGAGCGTTCTTCAGGACGCAACAACGGGCCGCGACAGGCCTTACCGGTATCTGACGCTGGCTTCAGTTGCCCGGTGCGCCTTTCCCGAGGCACGCACAATCGTTTTGCGGTCCGTTGATCGCACGACCCGCACACTTGAGTTTCATACCGACACGCGCAGTCCCAAATGGCTGGAACTGAAGCAAAACGGCAATGCGACCGTTCTGGGATATTCCGATCAGACCCGTGTGCAATTGCGTCTGCGAGGCAGTGTACAGCTTGCGTTCCCGGGATCTGAGCAGACCGAACGCGCTTGGAACGCGCTGCAACCCCATACGCGCGCGACCTATGCCGGCGGACCACCCGGGGATGCTTTGCCTGATGAAACTGCTGAGCCTGCTGTCGAAGCCCAGCATCCGGAAAATGCGAGCGGGAAAGCGGCTTTCGGCGTACTCTTTTTCAAGGCCCTCTCGCTCGACTGGTGCCGTCTGGAGCGGCAAAACAACCTGCGTGCAAAATTCAGCTACGACGATGAAGGCAGGCTGGAAGCACTTGCCTGGATCGCACCTTAA
- a CDS encoding aminotransferase class I/II-fold pyridoxal phosphate-dependent enzyme, translating into MSQTLASPRKMRDFSLEVFFSEWEFTAKHHMTASDLESMSLTELLALASDEDRSAFEELWLGYTETWGAPALRDEISSTFELMQRDNILCLAGAGEGLFAVPNVLLTKDDHAVVPTPNYQGAETIPLSICEVTGVPMNYSSPDGPGSNSGKGGWQINLDRLRDAIRPNTKLISLNFPHNPTGCLMPGEDLTELVAVARKQGIYILSDEVYRGVELDPNDRMPQIADVYERGISLNVMSKAYGLPGLRIGWIASQDRALLQKVERFKHYLSICNSGPSEVLALIALKARHKILSRNHAIMLKNAEALEQVFDDFPALFEWQRPMGGCVAFPRYLGPDGVEQFSRKLLEESGVMILPSSIYASELGSIPQDHFRIGFGRDQVFKDGLEAMRRHLEKHYADFIVERA; encoded by the coding sequence ATGAGCCAGACCCTAGCATCACCCAGGAAAATGCGGGACTTCAGTCTGGAGGTGTTTTTCTCCGAATGGGAGTTTACCGCCAAACATCATATGACGGCATCCGATCTTGAGAGCATGTCGCTCACGGAGTTGCTGGCGCTGGCGTCTGACGAGGACCGTTCCGCCTTCGAAGAGCTTTGGCTGGGCTATACCGAAACCTGGGGGGCACCGGCGCTGCGCGACGAAATCTCGTCGACCTTTGAGCTTATGCAAAGAGACAACATTCTTTGCCTTGCAGGCGCAGGCGAAGGTCTCTTCGCGGTTCCGAATGTCCTTCTTACAAAGGACGATCACGCCGTCGTCCCTACCCCCAACTACCAGGGCGCTGAAACAATCCCGCTTTCGATCTGCGAGGTGACGGGTGTTCCGATGAACTATTCATCGCCGGATGGGCCCGGTTCAAACTCAGGCAAAGGCGGGTGGCAGATCAATCTGGATCGGCTGCGGGACGCAATCAGACCGAACACTAAACTGATTTCCCTCAATTTCCCGCATAATCCGACGGGTTGTCTCATGCCGGGCGAAGACTTGACCGAACTCGTCGCCGTCGCAAGGAAACAGGGAATTTACATATTGAGCGACGAAGTCTATCGCGGCGTCGAACTTGACCCGAATGACCGGATGCCTCAAATCGCCGATGTTTATGAGCGCGGTATTTCCCTTAACGTGATGTCGAAAGCCTATGGCTTGCCGGGTCTTCGCATCGGGTGGATTGCGTCTCAGGACCGTGCCCTTCTTCAGAAAGTGGAGCGATTCAAGCATTACCTTTCCATCTGCAATTCAGGGCCTTCGGAAGTTCTGGCACTTATTGCGCTCAAGGCGCGTCATAAAATCCTGTCGCGCAATCACGCCATCATGCTCAAAAACGCAGAAGCGTTGGAACAAGTGTTCGACGACTTCCCGGCGCTTTTCGAATGGCAAAGGCCAATGGGCGGCTGTGTGGCGTTTCCCAGATACCTCGGCCCCGACGGGGTCGAACAGTTTTCGCGGAAGCTTCTGGAGGAAAGCGGCGTCATGATCCTGCCGTCTTCGATCTATGCCAGTGAACTCGGCTCAATTCCCCAAGATCACTTCCGGATCGGGTTCGGAAGAGATCAGGTCTTCAAGGATGGTCTGGAGGCGATGCGGCGCCATCTGGAAAAGCACTATGCCGACTTCATCGTGGAACGTGCCTGA